One Chiloscyllium plagiosum isolate BGI_BamShark_2017 chromosome 14, ASM401019v2, whole genome shotgun sequence genomic region harbors:
- the sowahab gene encoding ankyrin repeat domain-containing protein SOWAHA, which produces MEPVLSQEVVTNFLVQAGGKVRNSELLHNFRSELAHSDPERKRAARELFKKLINNVAVVREEAGVKFVVLKKKWQPLVTAQQTRSSAPGPDQGHLAQGPGKGESLGDLVEAGRVARGSQGPGARRNSAPSALTPSQLRALSNLSAHLENQREAPTQASKPDPLVEEWQGLTASWAMHHPKSQSLEHIVDCQHLGTECRPLAQSLSGEAISTSECPSSNADQANTALTPHPPPEPEHLFPLPHPPTEDSTLSFEQKVGRYEAKANDVNPQGAPNATSAQKPKPYMHPLRLPPDSTRYDHCHSCQQDKEESEDTVPIKNSCQVVSGEQDAPKMNRNQPTEMGSRSPNLKRASRLLKLPEDARFSDQVPLDPIEHEWIVKTALGQWTQVSGLLLRDSYLAEKKDFMYGFTAVHWAAKSGNSEMMCWIIDTAEQNGIKMDVNSKAYGGYTPLHIAAIHDKENIIVDLVQNYGAKTTLRDYSGKRPYHYLNKNNSIKVKRLLGDPETFISESIPPKRGSKVASSILSSTNTLLGALADDISFQEFSKSLKKPPNLGKFFTAPTGHKKRVKMRMNFASLNEEEEEKEIVLKRRPVTEVFY; this is translated from the coding sequence ATGGAGCCGGTCCTGAGTCAGGAGGTCGTCACCAACTTTCTGGTGCAAGCTGGAGGCAAAGTCAGGAACTCGGAGCTGCTGCACAATTTCAGGAGTGAGCTGGCGCACAGCGATCCGGAGCGAAAGAGGGCAGCCCGGGAGCTATTCAAAAAGCTCATTAATAACGTGGCGGTGGTGCGAGAAGAAGCAGGCGTCAAGTTCGTGGTGTTGAAGAAGAAGTGGCAGCCCCTGGTCACCGCCCAGCAGACCCGCTCCTCGGCTCCCGGCCCGGACCAAGGACACCTCGCCCAGGGACCAGGCAAGGGGGAGAGTTTGGGCGACTTGGTGGAAGCTGGCCGGGTTGCGCGGGGCTCCCAGGGGCCGGGGGCTAGGAGGAACTCAGCCCCTTCGGCACTGACACCCAGTCAGCTCCGAGCCCTGAGCAACCTGTCAGCTCATCTGGAAAACCAAAGGGAGGCCCCCACCCAGGCTTCCAAACCTGACCCACTGGTGGAGGAATGGCAGGGCTTGACTGCATCCTGGGCCATGCACCACCCCAAGAGTCAAAGCCTCGAACACATCGTGGATTGTCAACACCTTGGCACAGAGTGTCGCCCCTTGGCACAGAGCTTATCGGGGGAGGCTATTTCAACCTCTGAATGCCCCAGCTCTAATGCAGATCAGGCTAACACTGCgctcacccctcaccctcctcctGAACCTGAGCACTTGTTCCCTCTTCCGCACCCCCCCACTGAAGACAGCACTTTGAGTTTTGAGCAGAAGGTTGGACGCTATGAAGCCAAGGCCAATGATGTTAATCCTCAGGGAGCTCCAAACGCAACATCAGCTCAGAAACCGAAACCATATATGCACCCACTCCGCCTGCCTCCAGACTCCACCAGATATGATCATTGCCACAGCTGCCAACAAGATAAGGAGGAGTCAGAAGATACTGTTCCAATCAAGAATAGCTGCCAGGTAGTTTCAGGTGAGCAAGATGCACCCAAAATGAACCGGAATCAGCCAACAGAAATGGGCTCTCGTTCACCCAATTTGAAGAGAGCTTCCAGGCTTTTGAAGCTTCCCGAAGATGCACGATTTTCTGATCAAGTCCCCTTAGATCCCATCGAACATGAGTGGATTGTGAAAACAGCCTTGGGCCAATGGACCCAGGTATCGGGATTGCTGCTGAGAGACAGCTATTTGGCTGAGAAGAAGGATTTCATGTATGGCTTCACAGCTGTCCACTGGGCCGCCAAGTCTGGCAACAGTGAAATGATGTGTTGGATCATTGATACAGCTGAACAAAATGGCATCAAAATGGATGTCAACTCCAAAGCATATGGTGGTTACACTCCCCTACACATAGCTGCTATACATGACAAGGAGAATATCATTGTTGATCTAGTTCAAAACTATGGCGCAAAAACAACTCTAAGAGACTATAGTGGCAAGAGGCCATACCATTACTTAAATAAGAACAATTCCATCAAAGTGAAGCGACTGTTAGGGGACCCAGAGACATTCATCAGTGAATCCATCCCCCCGAAAAGGGGGTCAAAGGTGGCATCTTCCATTCTGAGCAGCACTAACACACTGCTGGGTGCTTTAGCTGATGATATAAGCTTCCAGGAGTTTTCCAAATCATTGAAAAAGCCGCCTAATCTCGGCAAGTTCTTTACCGCTCCAACTGGGCACAAGAAAAGAGTTAAAATGCGCATGAACTTTGCATCACTGaatgaagaggaagaagaaaaagagaTCGTTCTGAAACGGCGACCTGTGACTGAAGTGTTTTACTAA